Proteins encoded in a region of the Cheilinus undulatus linkage group 8, ASM1832078v1, whole genome shotgun sequence genome:
- the LOC121513996 gene encoding cholecystokinin-like, with product MNVGICMCVLLAALSSGSLSLPSQVMSQKAEGEAHASDSLPTSSPNHTRHSRSAPAPPPGLLTNYNKQQQEEADARDGLNQLLARLISRKVSPNHSRTSLSSRASGPAPGHRITDRDYMGWMDFGRRSAEDYGEYSS from the exons ATGAATGTAGGAATCTGTATGTGTGTTCTCCTGGCTGCTCTGTCCAGTGGATCCCTGAGTCTGCCCTCACAAGTCATG tcaCAGAAAGCTGAAGGTGAAGCCCATGCATCAGACAGCCTGCCCACCTCCTCACCTAACCACACACGCCACTCCCGCtcagctccagcccccccaccAGGCCTGCTGACCAACtacaacaaacagcagcaggaggaggcaGACGCTCGCGACGGCCTGAACCAGCTCCTGGCCAGACTCATCTCCAGGAAAG TCTCCCCCAACCACAGCAGAACCTCCTTGTCCAGCAGAGCCAGCGGTCCGGCCCCCGGTCACAGGATAACTGACAGAGATTATATGGGCTGGATGGACTTTGGACGACG